A section of the Spirosoma pollinicola genome encodes:
- the parS gene encoding type II RES/Xre toxin-antitoxin system antitoxin — protein sequence MATKTVATGARTDFLPQALRGESRPSLISRIRQGEARSRVDEVASRIGLTDKEMARILNLSERSLHRQAGDKTLDSNKTERLLLLEQLIEHGLATFDDRQAVFARWLRTPRPSLGNVAPVSLLDTIAGFSFVDDELSRIEEGMIS from the coding sequence ATGGCCACTAAAACTGTAGCGACCGGTGCTCGAACCGATTTTTTACCGCAAGCCCTGCGGGGTGAAAGCCGGCCTTCCCTCATCAGCCGTATCCGCCAGGGCGAAGCCCGCAGTCGGGTCGATGAAGTGGCTAGCCGCATTGGCTTGACCGATAAAGAGATGGCCCGTATCCTTAACCTATCCGAACGCTCACTGCATCGGCAAGCCGGGGACAAGACGTTGGATTCTAACAAAACCGAGCGCCTACTGCTCCTGGAGCAGTTGATCGAACATGGACTGGCCACCTTTGATGATCGCCAGGCGGTGTTTGCGCGCTGGCTACGCACCCCGCGCCCTTCCTTGGGGAACGTGGCACCGGTGTCTTTGTTAGATACCATAGCGGGCTTTAGCTTCGTTGACGATGAACTAAGCCGCATTGAAGAAGGCATGATCAGTTAG
- a CDS encoding RES family NAD+ phosphorylase, whose product MPRVYRLIKKRFLDTSLAGGSAKRGERWNPIGIDVLYTSSSPELALVEVLANLMPIRLDELPTYFLITIHLPDEQALKAYRVDQLPPDWNTPVRTTQLQTFLGEWLAGTQELAVALPSAVVPFSTNVILHRSHVAFEQVSVESIQPFTVDGRLVLPTNYGPLSEKS is encoded by the coding sequence ATGCCTCGTGTATATCGTTTAATCAAAAAGCGTTTCCTGGATACGTCCCTAGCGGGTGGCTCGGCCAAACGGGGCGAGCGTTGGAATCCTATTGGCATTGATGTGCTTTACACCTCCAGTTCCCCTGAGTTAGCTTTAGTGGAGGTGTTGGCCAACTTGATGCCTATTCGCCTGGATGAACTACCTACCTACTTCTTGATTACCATACACCTACCCGACGAGCAAGCGCTGAAGGCGTACCGGGTGGATCAGCTACCGCCTGACTGGAACACGCCGGTGCGAACCACGCAGTTACAAACCTTTTTGGGCGAGTGGTTAGCAGGCACTCAGGAACTGGCTGTAGCCCTTCCCTCCGCTGTTGTTCCCTTTTCGACTAACGTCATCCTACATCGCAGTCATGTGGCTTTCGAACAGGTAAGTGTTGAGTCGATCCAACCCTTCACTGTCGATGGTCGCTTGGTATTACCCACCAACTATGGTCCTCTCTCAGAAAAGAGCTGA
- a CDS encoding ABC transporter permease: MVRSYFKIAWRNLARYKAFSVINILGLATGMAVTILIGLWVYDELSFDRQNPNADRIAQVWQIVQFDGEKAAYNVASIPLAEELRHNYPDFTRVALATADREVALTTGENQFTPTGRFVEADFLPMMGVHMLQGPRQNLADVNSIILSRSLSRTLFGSTNPLNQLVQLDSKVSLRVTGVYQDFSPNSTWSVVHYLAPWSLFLGINPGAKKAQDNWDENSYQVFAQLKPEASLEQASTKIKDVRIKRDNPPPYKPEFFLHPMTRWHLYSDFDNGVNIGGLIQFVWLFSLIGGFVLLLACVNFMNLSTARSQQRAKEVGLRKVVGSLQGQLIAQFVGESLLFTSLAFLLALVLVQLSLSFFNQLADKQIYLPWVNPYFWMIGVSFSLLTGLIAASYPALYLSSFQPIRVLKGSFSAGGHSSLPRKALVVFQFTVSVTLIIGTVIVLRQIKYAKDRPTGYSRQGLIEVNMRTPGLMGHFDALRTDLLATGAIQEMAVSNGSVTVDQTGVTNVSWPGKSPDLHPLFMTNQISQQFGKTIGWQLSAGRDFSRAFRGDSAGVVLNQSALKLMGLEDPLHTMINWNGRDLPIIGIVNDLIKDSPFGQVTPSLFVLYDASAGVLTLKLSPTIATSVALTKIAGIFHQYDPSMPFVYKFVDEEYSKKFSAEERIGKLATLFASLAIFISCLGMFGLASFTAEQRRKEIGIRKVLGATVLTVWALLARDFVGLVVLGCFLASPIAWYFLNDWLQSYSYRTPISGWIFVGSGVGALLLTLVTVSYQSIKAALINPVKSLRSE, encoded by the coding sequence ATGGTACGCAGTTACTTCAAAATCGCCTGGCGAAACCTGGCCCGTTACAAAGCATTCTCGGTCATCAACATCCTTGGATTAGCCACGGGTATGGCTGTCACCATCCTAATTGGGCTTTGGGTCTACGACGAGCTCTCCTTTGATCGACAGAATCCGAACGCAGATCGCATTGCCCAAGTTTGGCAGATCGTCCAATTTGATGGCGAAAAGGCTGCCTACAACGTCGCCTCAATTCCGCTGGCGGAAGAACTGCGCCATAACTATCCTGACTTTACTCGTGTAGCCCTGGCGACCGCTGACCGGGAGGTGGCTTTGACAACGGGAGAAAACCAGTTCACCCCAACGGGTCGATTCGTAGAGGCTGATTTTTTGCCCATGATGGGGGTTCACATGCTACAGGGGCCACGCCAGAACTTAGCGGATGTCAACTCGATCATCTTGTCCCGTTCGCTCTCCCGAACGCTCTTCGGTTCTACGAATCCACTTAATCAGTTGGTTCAGCTCGATAGTAAGGTGAGCCTGCGGGTGACGGGCGTTTACCAGGATTTCTCCCCCAACAGTACCTGGAGTGTCGTGCACTACCTGGCCCCCTGGTCCTTGTTCCTGGGAATTAATCCAGGGGCCAAGAAAGCCCAGGATAATTGGGATGAAAACTCCTATCAAGTCTTCGCGCAGCTGAAGCCGGAGGCTTCCCTGGAACAAGCTTCGACGAAGATCAAAGATGTTCGTATCAAACGCGACAACCCACCGCCTTATAAGCCCGAATTCTTCCTGCATCCGATGACCCGATGGCACTTGTATTCTGACTTCGACAATGGGGTCAATATCGGGGGACTGATTCAATTTGTGTGGCTGTTTAGTTTGATTGGGGGATTTGTGCTGCTGCTGGCCTGCGTCAATTTCATGAATCTCTCCACGGCCCGCTCCCAGCAACGGGCTAAAGAAGTGGGTCTGCGCAAAGTAGTCGGTTCCTTGCAAGGTCAACTGATTGCCCAGTTTGTGGGGGAATCCCTGTTGTTTACCAGCCTGGCTTTCCTCTTGGCGCTCGTACTGGTGCAGCTGAGCTTGTCCTTCTTCAATCAACTGGCCGACAAACAAATTTATCTTCCCTGGGTCAATCCTTACTTCTGGATGATCGGCGTCAGCTTTAGCTTGCTGACTGGCCTGATTGCTGCCAGTTATCCCGCGCTCTACTTATCCTCCTTTCAGCCCATCCGTGTCCTGAAAGGAAGTTTCAGCGCTGGGGGGCACAGTAGCCTCCCCCGTAAAGCACTCGTTGTTTTTCAGTTTACCGTCTCCGTAACGCTCATCATTGGTACGGTCATTGTGCTCCGCCAGATCAAGTATGCTAAAGACCGGCCTACGGGCTATAGCCGTCAGGGGCTCATCGAGGTCAACATGCGAACGCCGGGTCTAATGGGTCATTTCGACGCGTTACGAACCGACTTACTGGCTACGGGGGCCATTCAAGAGATGGCCGTTTCCAACGGGTCCGTGACGGTGGATCAGACGGGGGTAACCAATGTCTCCTGGCCCGGTAAATCGCCCGATTTACATCCCTTGTTCATGACTAATCAAATCTCCCAGCAGTTTGGTAAGACCATCGGCTGGCAACTAAGCGCAGGCCGTGACTTTTCCAGGGCTTTCAGAGGCGATTCGGCGGGGGTGGTGCTGAACCAGTCTGCCTTAAAATTGATGGGCCTGGAAGACCCCCTGCATACGATGATCAACTGGAATGGTCGCGATTTACCCATCATTGGCATTGTCAATGACCTCATTAAGGACAGCCCTTTTGGGCAGGTCACGCCCTCGCTCTTTGTCTTATACGATGCTTCGGCGGGGGTGCTGACGCTCAAACTCTCCCCCACAATAGCCACTAGCGTGGCACTAACTAAAATTGCGGGCATCTTCCATCAGTATGATCCCAGTATGCCCTTCGTCTACAAATTTGTGGATGAGGAGTATAGTAAAAAGTTTAGCGCTGAAGAGCGAATTGGTAAACTAGCCACGTTGTTTGCCAGCTTGGCCATTTTCATCTCCTGCTTGGGCATGTTTGGGCTAGCCTCATTCACGGCCGAACAACGACGCAAAGAAATTGGTATTCGCAAAGTACTGGGGGCAACGGTGCTGACAGTATGGGCTCTGCTGGCCAGGGACTTTGTAGGACTGGTCGTATTGGGTTGTTTTCTGGCGTCGCCCATTGCCTGGTATTTTCTGAATGATTGGTTGCAAAGCTACAGCTATCGTACGCCGATCTCGGGGTGGATTTTTGTAGGCTCGGGGGTGGGGGCGTTACTGCTTACGTTGGTAACGGTGAGTTACCAGAGTATCAAAGCGGCTTTGATAAATCCAGTAAAGTCCCTACGAAGCGAGTAG
- a CDS encoding T9SS type B sorting domain-containing protein, whose protein sequence is MPLSTGFTTTQFDKTTTPLAMLKTPPYLWLISLWLLMSVPLYSQDLSAYWPDLSGYWQGMEHDTNSFARPYPTSLTLVQSGTSLTGFLYQSAFFSDTVNVLFALEKGQFVNELGSFEISTPIRQQGPSGWCTGQFLFSYDAVRQRLYMRTTYREQACAPSLLELYRPTLKTNQFCSTAPKDLYLYGFDTRWYADAQRQVFLHRGNAYQPALDSTTTLYVTQMMYGSETPAVPVVITVDKVSLSVPTTVEAQCPGGKGQVVVQARGRLPLRYQLNQGPYQASPQFELTQVGSYSLTVADSLGCQVTQEVVLVNECESGIYLPTAFSPNGDGLNDELIVRFGFSSLTVEEFSVYDRWGSLLYRNTLPKLLYSGQALWSSQELARPLLPGVYGYQLRGRTARGQLFRLQRALVVLQE, encoded by the coding sequence ATGCCCTTATCAACAGGCTTTACTACAACGCAGTTTGACAAGACAACGACTCCCCTGGCTATGCTAAAAACGCCCCCCTATCTCTGGCTGATCAGCCTGTGGTTGCTGATGAGCGTTCCCCTCTACAGTCAAGACCTGTCCGCCTACTGGCCTGATCTGTCGGGCTACTGGCAGGGCATGGAACATGATACCAACTCCTTTGCCCGGCCTTACCCCACCTCCCTCACGCTGGTGCAATCAGGCACTAGCCTGACGGGCTTTCTCTACCAGTCGGCCTTCTTCTCCGACACGGTGAATGTGCTGTTTGCGCTGGAGAAAGGTCAGTTTGTCAATGAACTGGGCTCCTTCGAGATTAGCACCCCGATTCGCCAACAGGGGCCCTCCGGGTGGTGTACCGGTCAGTTCCTGTTTAGTTATGATGCCGTTCGCCAGCGGCTGTATATGCGGACCACCTACCGCGAGCAGGCGTGTGCTCCTTCCCTTCTGGAACTCTACCGGCCCACCCTCAAAACCAACCAATTCTGCTCTACCGCGCCCAAAGACCTCTACCTCTATGGCTTTGACACCCGTTGGTATGCCGATGCTCAGCGTCAGGTATTCTTGCATCGGGGCAACGCCTACCAGCCCGCCCTGGACTCTACGACTACCCTGTATGTAACTCAGATGATGTATGGCAGCGAAACCCCCGCCGTACCCGTGGTCATCACGGTCGACAAGGTGAGCCTGAGCGTCCCGACAACGGTGGAGGCTCAGTGTCCCGGCGGCAAAGGGCAAGTCGTGGTGCAAGCCAGGGGCCGTCTCCCGTTGCGCTACCAGTTGAACCAGGGCCCCTACCAGGCATCTCCTCAGTTTGAGCTGACCCAGGTGGGCAGCTACTCGCTGACGGTCGCCGACAGCTTAGGTTGTCAGGTGACTCAGGAGGTGGTACTGGTCAATGAGTGTGAGAGCGGGATTTACCTGCCCACCGCCTTTAGCCCCAATGGGGATGGGCTCAACGACGAACTCATTGTGCGGTTCGGCTTTTCGTCGCTAACGGTGGAGGAGTTTAGCGTTTATGACCGCTGGGGCAGTTTGCTCTATCGCAATACGCTGCCCAAGCTGCTGTACAGCGGGCAGGCGCTGTGGAGCAGCCAGGAGTTGGCCCGCCCTTTGCTACCGGGGGTTTATGGCTATCAGTTGCGGGGGAGGACGGCCAGGGGCCAGCTCTTTCGCTTACAACGTGCTCTAGTGGTGCTACAGGAGTAG
- a CDS encoding CPBP family intramembrane glutamic endopeptidase, giving the protein MEDEVRPSWQKLVHLNWKFALGLLLVVCIPRFILVLAANASGNYSSIGTIMVISALSPFVFLTPFGRRKIGMTKPNRYSQLLMAFVAGIAFSGLLYAIGRILYATSFENWYVYIGKSYKIPAGISQPDRASLFTIVAITGMLFSPIGEELFFRGIVHTSFARSIGEKRASLVDSSAFALTHLSHFGLVFIDQQWRFLVMPAFLWVMSMFLVSRLFFWFKTASGSLLGAILCHAGFNLSMTYCIFYLLS; this is encoded by the coding sequence GTGGAAGACGAAGTAAGACCAAGTTGGCAAAAACTCGTTCACTTAAATTGGAAATTCGCTCTTGGTTTACTACTGGTCGTTTGTATCCCCCGCTTTATTTTAGTCTTGGCGGCTAACGCATCGGGCAACTATAGTTCAATCGGAACGATTATGGTCATTTCTGCGCTTAGCCCGTTTGTGTTTCTGACTCCGTTTGGACGCCGAAAAATTGGAATGACAAAGCCTAACCGTTACAGCCAGCTATTGATGGCGTTCGTCGCGGGTATTGCGTTCAGTGGGCTATTGTACGCGATAGGACGAATTTTATACGCCACTTCCTTTGAGAATTGGTATGTCTATATCGGCAAATCCTACAAAATACCAGCCGGTATCTCTCAGCCGGATAGAGCAAGCTTATTCACTATCGTAGCGATAACTGGTATGCTGTTTAGCCCCATCGGAGAAGAATTGTTCTTCCGAGGTATCGTTCACACCAGTTTTGCCCGCTCTATTGGGGAAAAAAGAGCTTCTCTGGTGGATAGTTCTGCTTTTGCGCTGACCCACCTGTCTCATTTTGGTCTGGTGTTCATCGACCAGCAATGGCGTTTTTTGGTGATGCCGGCTTTTCTCTGGGTAATGAGTATGTTTTTGGTGAGTAGGCTATTTTTCTGGTTTAAAACGGCCTCAGGCTCGCTCTTGGGCGCAATTCTATGCCATGCAGGGTTTAATTTGAGCATGACTTACTGCATCTTTTATTTATTGTCCTGA
- a CDS encoding DUF3667 domain-containing protein: MTTPSLIVEQHLHPTDEQVTCLNCDHAYAGQYCNKCGQQAETHRVDWRYLGHEITESLWGVDRGILFTLRELLIRPGYSIREFLAGRRVNHYRPLALLLMLAAIYVFVSQGLHVDFLKTSQSMYDNARVKADSPAHLKQKEILTSYFQFLDENQQFSDLAMVPFVAFWCWLLFRRIGYNYPEQLVAQTFIANFNLLFSLVMLLAFWALGDSTNVISSIMGASLLIQLGYIGFAYVQLFKGKLKPLSIALRSVSAYLLGYASFMLFTGLVVFTYTIVLMISSEPTKALPKKAVPATSQHAHS; the protein is encoded by the coding sequence ATGACGACTCCCTCCCTTATTGTTGAACAGCACCTGCACCCGACCGATGAACAGGTGACGTGTCTGAATTGTGATCATGCGTATGCTGGTCAGTATTGTAATAAATGCGGTCAACAGGCCGAAACCCATCGGGTTGATTGGCGCTATCTTGGGCACGAAATCACCGAAAGTCTTTGGGGTGTAGACCGGGGGATTCTCTTCACCCTGCGCGAACTCCTTATTCGGCCGGGCTACTCGATCCGCGAGTTTCTGGCCGGCAGGCGGGTCAATCATTATCGACCGCTGGCCCTACTGCTCATGTTGGCCGCTATTTACGTATTTGTTTCGCAAGGCCTACACGTCGACTTTCTGAAAACAAGTCAGAGTATGTATGACAACGCAAGAGTCAAGGCTGATTCACCCGCTCATCTAAAGCAAAAGGAAATACTGACCAGTTATTTTCAGTTTCTCGATGAAAACCAGCAGTTTAGCGACTTGGCCATGGTGCCCTTCGTGGCCTTCTGGTGCTGGCTACTGTTTCGGCGCATCGGCTATAACTACCCTGAACAATTAGTTGCCCAAACCTTTATCGCCAATTTCAATCTGTTGTTCTCCTTAGTTATGCTACTTGCCTTTTGGGCGCTGGGAGACTCCACCAACGTAATTTCCAGTATTATGGGGGCCAGTTTGTTGATCCAGCTCGGCTATATTGGTTTTGCCTATGTACAGCTTTTTAAGGGTAAATTAAAACCGTTGAGCATTGCGCTCCGTTCTGTAAGCGCTTATTTACTGGGCTATGCCAGCTTTATGCTCTTTACTGGACTAGTCGTATTTACCTATACGATCGTCTTGATGATCAGCAGTGAACCCACTAAAGCATTACCCAAAAAGGCCGTTCCCGCAACGAGTCAGCATGCTCACTCTTAA
- a CDS encoding DUF6624 domain-containing protein → MKSMVWVVTTTVCIGWYTPLFGQTQYATPDTAYVRAVEKAFTSLKQGACRACLREYQRAFAISQKSAMSLLRAASCAYQCGPLEQAKTYLRKATSIDFWASEDIWNNPKEYPELAILRQSSLVKTFQNYIDQQKIAEGRNPTLERELKQIFVEDQRPRLQLDTIGKQYGFKSAQAQPIWEQMRQADSMNLPKIERIIRQYGYPGKRLVGEQQNETAWLVIQHAPLAVQENYLPLLQEAAAQGQLAKASVALTVDRIRVRNGQKQLYGSQVHNDANGQPIGFEPIDDEVNVDKRRAEVGLPPLATYAKHWGFEYKIPSN, encoded by the coding sequence ATGAAATCAATGGTTTGGGTCGTGACGACTACCGTATGTATAGGCTGGTATACGCCCTTATTTGGACAAACACAATACGCCACACCCGATACCGCGTATGTGCGAGCGGTGGAGAAAGCGTTTACCTCGCTCAAGCAGGGCGCTTGTCGCGCTTGTCTGCGCGAATACCAACGGGCGTTTGCCATTTCTCAGAAGAGTGCGATGAGCTTGCTACGAGCGGCCAGTTGTGCGTATCAATGTGGACCACTTGAGCAGGCCAAAACCTATTTGCGTAAAGCAACCTCCATCGATTTCTGGGCTAGTGAAGATATCTGGAACAACCCCAAAGAGTACCCCGAACTGGCTATACTGCGCCAAAGCTCCTTAGTGAAAACCTTCCAGAATTACATCGATCAACAAAAAATTGCCGAAGGACGAAATCCTACACTGGAGCGTGAACTGAAACAGATCTTCGTCGAAGACCAACGGCCTCGGTTGCAACTAGACACCATCGGCAAACAGTATGGGTTTAAGTCCGCACAGGCTCAACCAATCTGGGAGCAAATGCGCCAAGCTGACTCGATGAATCTGCCTAAAATTGAGCGCATTATCCGTCAGTACGGCTATCCAGGCAAACGATTGGTGGGTGAGCAACAGAATGAGACGGCTTGGTTAGTGATTCAACATGCCCCGTTAGCGGTTCAAGAAAACTATTTACCCCTTTTGCAGGAAGCGGCTGCTCAGGGGCAACTCGCTAAAGCTAGCGTAGCACTAACCGTTGACCGTATTCGCGTGAGGAACGGGCAAAAACAATTATATGGCTCACAGGTGCATAACGATGCGAATGGCCAACCAATAGGTTTTGAACCCATTGACGATGAAGTAAATGTAGATAAACGCCGTGCTGAAGTTGGCTTACCCCCTTTGGCAACCTATGCTAAACATTGGGGTTTTGAGTACAAAATTCCCAGCAATTAG
- a CDS encoding ABC transporter permease produces the protein MLQNYLKTAWRNLRYQRRYTTLNVLGLTIGMTGGLLIFLFVRYHLSTDRDQTKFDRIYRIVYDQHLPDGAVEYASEAPWPMANALRTELASGQQAAFLSMNRELTLSLSTPDQAVKRFLVHAGSAFVEPQWFNIFDYQWLAGNPQTALTQPNTMVLTQTIAARYFGNTNPVGQRIRLNDKVDVTVTGLVADPPGVTDLDLDVFISAKTLPTIKPEYKADDWSVLNSTDRVFVVLRDVRSLPSLESTLAQITTRNFGAKATISFLAQPLADVHFDVKRRGGVIRSSMLWSLGILGGLLVLTACINFINLATAQAMRRGKEVGVRKTLGSSRSQLTIQFLVETGLITLGSLLVALLLTLVLLPIFGSWTQTPLHLSVDGQTTVFLILLISSVIVLAGGYPALVLSGLKPILALRGKLTPQAMGGLSLRQLLVGAQFVIGQLLLIGAVVVTAQMRYIQRADLGFQKDNIILLNLPTGQGSTQQAFKQELRNYPTIQDVSIGFLPPSTPGMYGGFFKFGNRAEEEKFPIRERFADSDYLATYGLHLVAGRNLTPSDTINGYLVNEALLRKLNIRDPQQIIRQTMQYYLSGVSLPIVGVVRDFQLQSLHEAVQPCFIAAKADLYRQAGIRLTGQDVPLALRQIEQSWQKFYPNQVFEANFLDGTLAQYYEKKTLVSRLVDTATLVAILIGCLGLYGLVTFVVIQRTKEIGVRKVLGASVFSLVSLLTKDFLKLVLGAFVVASVLGWYLMTSWLQEFAYKTKLEWWFFAFAGLSMVGVTLVTVSFHSIRAALVNPVKSLKSE, from the coding sequence ATGCTCCAAAATTATCTTAAAACCGCTTGGCGTAATCTACGTTACCAGCGCCGGTACACGACCTTGAATGTGCTCGGGTTAACCATTGGCATGACGGGCGGACTGTTGATCTTTTTGTTTGTGCGATACCACCTCAGTACAGATCGCGATCAAACTAAATTTGATCGCATCTACCGGATTGTCTATGATCAGCACCTACCCGATGGGGCCGTCGAGTACGCTTCCGAAGCGCCTTGGCCAATGGCCAACGCTCTGCGAACCGAGCTGGCAAGTGGCCAGCAAGCCGCCTTTCTGAGCATGAATCGAGAATTAACCCTCAGCCTGAGCACGCCTGACCAAGCCGTAAAACGGTTTTTGGTGCATGCCGGATCAGCCTTTGTCGAACCTCAATGGTTTAATATCTTCGATTATCAGTGGCTGGCCGGTAATCCTCAAACAGCCTTAACTCAGCCCAATACGATGGTGCTGACCCAGACTATAGCCGCTCGCTACTTTGGTAATACCAATCCAGTTGGTCAGCGGATTCGATTAAATGATAAAGTTGATGTGACGGTAACCGGGTTGGTAGCTGACCCACCGGGGGTAACCGACCTGGATTTGGACGTTTTTATTTCGGCTAAGACCCTGCCCACCATCAAGCCCGAATACAAAGCGGATGACTGGTCGGTACTCAATAGCACCGACCGGGTGTTTGTCGTGCTCCGGGATGTCCGTTCGTTACCCAGCCTGGAATCCACTTTAGCTCAAATTACGACGAGGAACTTTGGCGCAAAGGCGACGATCAGCTTCCTGGCCCAACCCTTAGCCGATGTGCATTTTGATGTTAAACGACGAGGGGGCGTGATTCGGTCATCCATGCTCTGGTCATTAGGGATCTTAGGGGGGCTACTCGTCCTGACTGCTTGCATTAACTTTATCAATCTGGCGACCGCTCAAGCCATGCGACGGGGCAAAGAAGTCGGCGTTCGCAAAACGCTGGGCAGTTCACGAAGCCAGTTGACCATACAGTTTCTAGTGGAAACGGGTCTGATTACCTTGGGTTCGTTGCTAGTGGCTCTACTGCTTACGCTCGTACTTCTACCAATATTCGGTAGTTGGACTCAAACACCCCTACACCTTTCGGTCGATGGTCAGACGACTGTATTCCTCATCTTATTGATCAGTAGCGTTATTGTATTAGCGGGGGGATACCCGGCTCTGGTCTTATCAGGCTTAAAGCCAATTCTAGCGCTACGGGGCAAACTAACGCCGCAAGCGATGGGCGGTTTGTCGTTGCGGCAACTCTTAGTAGGGGCTCAATTTGTTATCGGTCAACTCTTACTGATTGGCGCGGTTGTCGTCACGGCTCAGATGCGCTATATACAACGGGCCGATCTGGGTTTTCAAAAAGATAATATCATCCTACTCAACCTGCCGACCGGACAGGGCTCCACTCAGCAAGCCTTTAAGCAGGAACTGCGCAACTACCCCACGATCCAAGACGTAAGCATTGGGTTCCTGCCCCCTTCTACACCGGGGATGTATGGCGGCTTTTTTAAGTTTGGGAATCGGGCCGAAGAAGAAAAGTTTCCGATTCGTGAGCGCTTTGCCGATTCGGATTACCTGGCCACCTATGGTCTCCATTTGGTAGCCGGTCGCAATTTAACGCCGAGTGATACGATTAATGGCTATTTGGTCAACGAAGCCCTGCTGCGTAAGCTGAACATCCGAGATCCCCAGCAGATCATTCGTCAGACGATGCAATATTATCTATCAGGGGTTTCTTTACCGATTGTCGGTGTGGTAAGGGATTTTCAGCTTCAATCCTTGCATGAAGCGGTTCAACCCTGTTTCATCGCGGCTAAAGCAGATTTGTACCGACAAGCGGGGATTCGGTTAACGGGTCAGGATGTGCCGTTAGCCTTGCGACAGATTGAGCAGAGTTGGCAAAAATTCTATCCGAACCAAGTATTTGAAGCCAACTTTCTGGATGGCACGCTGGCTCAATACTATGAGAAGAAAACGTTAGTTTCCCGCCTGGTGGATACGGCTACGCTAGTGGCTATTTTGATTGGGTGCTTAGGTTTATATGGCTTAGTAACGTTTGTGGTCATTCAACGCACCAAAGAAATCGGCGTGCGCAAAGTGTTAGGAGCATCCGTGTTTAGTTTGGTGAGTCTGTTGACGAAAGACTTTTTGAAACTGGTTTTAGGGGCTTTCGTGGTCGCCAGTGTTCTGGGCTGGTACTTAATGACGAGTTGGCTTCAGGAGTTCGCCTACAAGACCAAACTAGAGTGGTGGTTCTTCGCTTTTGCGGGTCTATCCATGGTCGGTGTTACACTAGTCACGGTTAGTTTCCACAGCATTCGGGCGGCTTTAGTCAATCCGGTGAAGTCATTAAAAAGTGAATAG
- a CDS encoding PadR family transcriptional regulator, whose protein sequence is MGRTYLGEFEELVLLTVAILNGTAYGLAIAEDLKRRTNRSINLSGVHVALYRLEEKGFVKSQLGGAIAARGGRRKRLFSITAYGKRTLDELRQVRYDLWEAMPNLSLS, encoded by the coding sequence ATGGGTAGAACCTATTTGGGGGAATTTGAAGAACTTGTCCTATTGACAGTAGCCATCCTAAATGGGACTGCGTATGGACTGGCCATTGCGGAAGATTTAAAACGTCGAACCAACCGCTCCATCAATCTCAGTGGGGTACACGTCGCTTTGTATCGCTTGGAAGAAAAAGGCTTTGTCAAATCGCAACTAGGCGGGGCAATAGCTGCTCGCGGAGGACGTCGTAAGCGACTCTTCTCCATCACGGCATACGGTAAACGCACACTGGATGAGCTGCGGCAGGTTCGCTATGACCTCTGGGAAGCTATGCCGAACCTATCCCTCTCGTAA